From the Lysobacter sp. FW306-1B-D06B genome, one window contains:
- a CDS encoding response regulator transcription factor: MPTLLIADDHPLFREALRGAVARVLPDAQLREADSVEALYTLVEAEPDADLLLLDLNMPGAQGFSALVHLRALHPQLPIVVVSAREEPTVMRRALDHGAVGFIPKSADAATLGEAITRVLDGDRWAPAVALSAPAAHADEHDAAQRLRDLTPQQFRVLQMLGAGLLNKQIGYELGVSEATVKAHVTAILRKLGASNRTQAVLIAGRLALDPSAIVPPPEEVD; the protein is encoded by the coding sequence ATGCCCACACTCCTCATCGCCGACGACCACCCGCTGTTCCGCGAAGCCCTGCGCGGCGCGGTCGCGCGCGTGCTGCCCGACGCGCAGCTGCGCGAGGCCGACAGCGTCGAGGCGCTCTACACGCTGGTCGAAGCCGAGCCGGACGCCGACCTGCTCCTGCTCGACCTCAACATGCCCGGCGCGCAGGGCTTCAGCGCGCTGGTGCACCTGCGCGCGCTGCATCCGCAGCTGCCCATCGTGGTGGTGTCCGCGCGCGAGGAACCCACGGTGATGCGTCGCGCGCTCGACCACGGTGCGGTCGGCTTCATTCCAAAATCCGCCGACGCGGCGACGCTGGGCGAAGCCATCACGCGCGTGCTCGACGGCGACCGCTGGGCGCCGGCGGTGGCGTTGTCCGCGCCGGCCGCGCATGCCGACGAGCACGACGCCGCGCAACGCCTGCGCGACCTCACGCCGCAGCAGTTCCGCGTGTTGCAGATGCTCGGCGCGGGTCTGCTCAACAAGCAGATCGGCTACGAGCTGGGCGTGTCGGAGGCCACCGTGAAGGCGCACGTCACCGCGATCCTGCGCAAGCTCGGCGCCAGCAACCGCACCCAGGCGGTGCTGATCGCAGGCCGCCTCGCGCTGGACCCCAGCGCGATCGTGCCCCCGCCCGAAGAAGTCGACTGA
- a CDS encoding helix-turn-helix transcriptional regulator encodes MRPSRPIAALRPFVQAVWSREASLHVAPHREHVLPSGTMHLSVRLDAPLRLYRDASDAHGRCAGTATLAGARDGFYAKHVDGAASVGAVLRPGAMQALFGCDADALQGQHVALEDLWNPLDVERLRDRLACADGAEHRAIVLQQALLAQVRPIRAMHPAIARAMQTLRQGRLVRETVADSGLSHRHFLLRFRAATGLSPKEYARVLRFRRALALMPERALADVAFAAGYSDQAHLGREFRALSGLTPQTYRAGNPAGGRHVEVNFLQDRSGTAR; translated from the coding sequence ATGCGCCCGTCGCGCCCCATCGCCGCATTGCGCCCCTTCGTGCAGGCCGTCTGGTCGCGTGAGGCTTCCTTGCATGTGGCGCCGCATCGCGAACACGTACTGCCGTCCGGCACGATGCACCTGTCGGTTCGCCTCGACGCGCCGTTGCGGCTCTATCGCGATGCGTCCGATGCGCACGGCCGATGCGCGGGTACGGCGACGCTGGCCGGGGCACGCGACGGCTTCTACGCGAAACACGTCGATGGCGCTGCGTCCGTCGGCGCGGTACTGCGTCCCGGTGCGATGCAGGCGCTGTTCGGTTGCGATGCCGATGCACTGCAAGGGCAACACGTCGCGCTCGAAGACCTGTGGAATCCGCTCGACGTGGAGCGCCTGCGCGATCGCCTGGCGTGCGCGGACGGTGCAGAGCACCGGGCGATCGTGCTGCAGCAGGCGCTGCTTGCGCAGGTGCGGCCGATCCGCGCCATGCATCCGGCCATCGCCCGCGCGATGCAGACGTTGCGTCAAGGTCGGCTCGTGCGCGAGACCGTGGCCGACAGCGGCCTCAGCCATCGCCATTTCCTCCTGCGCTTCCGCGCCGCGACGGGGCTGTCGCCGAAGGAGTACGCGCGCGTCCTGCGCTTCCGGCGCGCGCTCGCGCTGATGCCGGAGCGCGCGCTCGCCGACGTCGCGTTCGCCGCCGGCTACAGCGATCAGGCGCACCTGGGGCGCGAATTCCGTGCGCTCTCGGGACTTACGCCGCAGACATACCGGGCCGGCAATCCGGCCGGTGGCCGCCACGTTGAGGTCAATTTCCTTCAAGACCGTAGCGGAACCGCGCGATAG
- a CDS encoding VOC family protein — MSTRELFAYLCVPDADAAVAFYREVFDAQETLRLVDSGGRVGHVEVTLAGTTLMLCEPYPEYGIAPPQASAPSCVTLHVHVDDADAVIARALARGGELVMPARDQFYGERSGVVRDPAGHRWNIGHSIEDVTAQEMQRRFVALTEPC, encoded by the coding sequence ATGAGCACCCGTGAGCTGTTCGCGTACCTGTGCGTGCCCGATGCCGATGCGGCCGTCGCGTTCTATCGCGAGGTCTTCGACGCGCAGGAAACACTGCGCCTGGTCGACAGCGGCGGACGCGTGGGGCATGTCGAAGTCACGCTGGCCGGCACCACGCTGATGCTGTGCGAGCCGTACCCCGAGTACGGCATCGCGCCGCCGCAGGCGTCGGCACCGTCGTGCGTCACATTGCATGTGCATGTGGACGACGCCGATGCGGTGATCGCGCGCGCCCTGGCCCGCGGCGGCGAGTTGGTGATGCCTGCGCGCGACCAGTTCTACGGCGAGCGCTCCGGCGTGGTGCGCGACCCTGCGGGCCATCGCTGGAACATCGGCCACAGCATCGAGGACGTGACCGCACAGGAGATGCAGCGGCGTTTCGTCGCGCTCACCGAGCCGTGCTGA
- a CDS encoding sorbosone dehydrogenase family protein has protein sequence MRAVNAVRKAIAFALFASLAGCGGEAQLRGGEDTGKKPTLAAPESSAIPTVHIAPAKGWGVGEMPVPAAGLEVKEFASGLDHPRWLYVLPNDDVLVAESNAPPGKRGIGGIKGKVMGSVMKRAGSGVPSANRITLLRDADGDGVAETRSVFAQGLNSPFGMALVGDTLYVANADALVRFAYTTGQQQASAAPQKVLDLPGSGDQLNHHWTKSLVASADGKQLFVGVGSNSNIADNGMEAEIDRAAVLVIDPATGSRRVFASGLRNPVGLAWEPNTGALWAVVNERDELGSDLVPDYLTRVDADAFYGWPYSYWGQHVDARVKPQKPDLVARARVPDLALGSHVAPLGLTFARGQKLGDGYADGAFVGLHGSWNRKPLSGYKVVFVPFANGQPRGTMVDVLTGFLDAQENARGRPVGVAIARDGALLVADDVGNAVWRVSASR, from the coding sequence ATGCGCGCCGTGAATGCCGTGAGAAAAGCCATCGCCTTCGCACTGTTTGCAAGCCTGGCCGGCTGCGGCGGTGAGGCCCAACTGCGTGGCGGCGAAGACACCGGGAAGAAGCCGACGCTCGCGGCGCCGGAATCCTCCGCGATTCCCACCGTGCACATCGCGCCCGCGAAGGGATGGGGCGTGGGCGAGATGCCGGTGCCGGCCGCGGGCCTTGAAGTGAAGGAATTCGCGAGCGGCCTGGATCACCCGCGCTGGCTGTACGTGCTGCCCAACGACGATGTGCTGGTCGCCGAGAGCAACGCACCGCCGGGCAAGCGTGGCATCGGCGGGATCAAGGGCAAGGTGATGGGATCGGTGATGAAGCGTGCCGGCTCCGGCGTGCCCAGCGCGAACCGAATCACGTTGCTGCGCGATGCCGACGGCGATGGCGTCGCGGAAACGCGCTCTGTCTTCGCGCAGGGACTCAACTCGCCCTTCGGCATGGCGCTCGTCGGCGACACGTTGTACGTGGCCAATGCCGATGCGCTGGTGAGATTCGCGTACACCACGGGGCAGCAGCAGGCCAGCGCCGCCCCGCAGAAGGTGCTCGACCTGCCCGGCAGCGGGGACCAGCTCAACCATCACTGGACCAAGAGCCTGGTGGCCTCTGCGGACGGCAAGCAGCTGTTCGTCGGGGTGGGCTCCAACAGCAACATCGCCGACAACGGGATGGAGGCGGAGATCGACCGCGCCGCCGTGCTCGTCATCGATCCGGCCACGGGCTCGCGGCGCGTGTTCGCGAGCGGGCTGCGCAATCCCGTTGGATTGGCATGGGAGCCGAACACCGGCGCCCTGTGGGCCGTGGTGAACGAGCGCGACGAACTGGGCAGCGATCTGGTGCCCGACTACCTCACGCGCGTGGATGCCGATGCGTTCTACGGCTGGCCTTACAGCTACTGGGGCCAGCACGTCGACGCGCGCGTGAAGCCGCAGAAGCCGGACCTGGTGGCGCGTGCGCGCGTGCCGGATCTCGCGCTGGGTTCGCACGTGGCGCCGCTGGGGCTGACCTTCGCGCGCGGGCAGAAACTGGGCGACGGTTACGCCGACGGCGCCTTCGTCGGCTTGCACGGCTCCTGGAACCGCAAACCGCTGTCGGGCTACAAGGTGGTCTTCGTGCCGTTCGCGAATGGACAACCCCGCGGCACGATGGTGGACGTGCTCACCGGCTTCCTCGATGCGCAGGAGAACGCGCGCGGTCGCCCGGTCGGCGTGGCGATCGCACGCGACGGTGCGCTGCTGGTCGCCGACGACGTCGGCAACGCCGTGTGGCGCGTGAGTGCTTCGCGCTGA
- a CDS encoding PAS domain-containing hybrid sensor histidine kinase/response regulator — MIPGWILLLVSAGYVGVLFAVAYFGDQRETTPRARWLRPAVYSLALAVYCSSWTFYGAVGTAARTGLGFLPIYLGPLLMLAFGWRILERLVLISGEHRIVSIADFLSSRYGRAPGLAALVASVALTAAVPYVALQFKAVAMSVEVLADVPSDAGLLSDPAFYVALLLAAFAILFGTRQIDATEHHRGMVLAIALESLVKLLAFLAIGLFALMHLPGTGNLMERMVQAAPVVMAPGLPAGFVAQTLLAFTAIVCLPRQFHVAVVECQDPSDLRPARWLFGGYLVLISLLVVPITLAGQSLLAGSGASPDTYVLALPLALQQETLALIVYIGGFSAATGMVIVASVALATMVSNDLVMPLLLRGGALHESQGIDKQVLWVRRITIFVLAMMAYGYHRGSAYYAEGEDTLAQHGLLAFAAVAQFAPALIGGLYWRGASRSGAFAGLFAGTVLWLYTLLLPALARGGWFGSGWIEQGPLGVDWLRPEQLFGLHGWDPLTHGTFWSLLFNVGVFLFVSVRQRPRLQEQLLAAPFLDPYVQRPALGPGGWAGSVRGGELLALAERIVGERHARRAFEEYAQQQGRAWQPEQPADRALAQFTERLLASAIGAASARLTLTTALRGSGMELGEVVALLDEANQELRFNRQILSTTLENISQGVSVVDAEMRLVAWNRRYQELFEYPDGMLYVGRPVNDLIRWNAERGEMGPGSIEDQVRRRLAHLRAGAPHVFERVRANGQVIEMRGRPLPGGYVTTYSDVTDYKRAEQGLREVNETLEQRVELRTREAEAAQQSKTRFLAAISHDVLQPLNAARLFASALRETPDAVEQAHLAERVDASLRAAEDLLDGLLDISRLDAGALRIEITDFDVNELLRELVAQYAPVAASRGLQLRVRAPDTPRPVRSDRRLLRRALQNFLANALRYTREGGVLIAARVRDGAVELQVWDTGPGISEHHLSQIFDEFRRFEQPSTAGERGLGLGLSICQRVARTLEHPLRVRSRVNIGSVFSITVPFGRAMYAAPTPEPHLVMGGDSLAGLRVLCVDNDREILDGMRSLLQRWGVVPLTAANADEALALLSEHPDVALVDYHLHDRLDGLGVIDALRSQCGRPLPAALLTGDGSDALKLAAREHNCRVLTKPVKPASLRAFLAAQRQAVQV, encoded by the coding sequence GTGATTCCGGGCTGGATTCTGCTGCTGGTGTCGGCGGGCTACGTCGGCGTGCTGTTCGCGGTCGCCTATTTCGGCGACCAGCGCGAGACCACGCCGCGCGCGCGCTGGCTGCGGCCGGCCGTCTATTCGCTCGCGCTGGCGGTGTACTGCTCCTCGTGGACGTTCTACGGCGCGGTGGGCACGGCCGCGCGCACGGGCCTGGGCTTCCTGCCGATCTACCTGGGGCCGCTGCTGATGCTGGCCTTCGGCTGGCGGATCCTGGAGCGGCTGGTGCTGATTTCCGGCGAGCACCGCATCGTTTCCATCGCCGACTTCCTCTCCTCGCGATACGGCCGTGCACCGGGGCTGGCGGCGCTGGTCGCGTCGGTGGCGTTGACCGCGGCTGTCCCGTACGTCGCACTGCAGTTCAAAGCGGTGGCGATGAGCGTGGAGGTGTTGGCCGACGTCCCCAGCGATGCGGGGCTGCTCTCGGACCCCGCGTTCTACGTGGCGCTGCTGCTGGCGGCGTTCGCGATCTTGTTCGGCACACGCCAGATCGACGCGACCGAGCACCATCGCGGCATGGTCCTGGCGATCGCGCTGGAATCGCTGGTGAAGCTGCTGGCCTTCCTCGCCATCGGCCTGTTCGCGCTGATGCACCTGCCGGGCACGGGCAACCTGATGGAACGCATGGTGCAGGCCGCGCCGGTGGTGATGGCGCCGGGGCTGCCGGCGGGATTCGTCGCGCAGACGCTGCTGGCCTTCACCGCCATCGTCTGCCTGCCGCGCCAGTTCCACGTCGCGGTGGTCGAATGCCAGGACCCGTCCGACCTGCGCCCGGCCCGCTGGCTGTTCGGCGGTTACCTGGTGCTGATCTCGCTGCTGGTGGTGCCGATCACGCTGGCGGGGCAATCGCTGCTCGCCGGCAGCGGTGCATCGCCGGACACCTACGTGCTCGCCCTGCCGCTCGCGCTGCAACAGGAGACGCTGGCGCTGATCGTGTACATCGGCGGGTTCTCCGCGGCCACGGGCATGGTGATCGTCGCCAGCGTGGCGCTGGCGACGATGGTGAGCAACGATCTGGTCATGCCGCTGCTGCTGCGCGGCGGTGCACTGCACGAGAGCCAGGGCATCGACAAGCAGGTGCTGTGGGTGCGTCGCATCACGATCTTCGTGCTGGCGATGATGGCCTACGGCTATCACCGCGGCTCGGCCTACTACGCCGAAGGCGAGGACACGCTCGCGCAGCACGGACTGCTGGCGTTCGCGGCGGTGGCGCAGTTCGCGCCGGCGCTGATCGGCGGCCTGTACTGGCGGGGCGCGAGCCGTTCGGGCGCATTCGCCGGTCTGTTCGCGGGCACGGTGCTGTGGCTCTACACGCTGCTGTTGCCGGCGCTGGCGCGCGGTGGCTGGTTTGGCAGCGGCTGGATCGAGCAGGGCCCGCTCGGCGTGGACTGGCTGCGGCCGGAGCAGCTGTTCGGTCTGCACGGGTGGGATCCGCTCACGCACGGTACGTTCTGGTCGCTGCTGTTCAATGTCGGCGTGTTCCTCTTCGTGTCGGTGCGACAGCGCCCGCGACTGCAGGAGCAGCTGCTCGCCGCGCCCTTCCTCGATCCCTACGTGCAGCGCCCCGCGCTCGGTCCCGGTGGCTGGGCCGGCAGCGTTCGCGGCGGCGAACTGCTCGCGCTGGCCGAGCGCATCGTCGGCGAGCGCCATGCGCGTCGTGCATTCGAGGAATACGCCCAGCAACAGGGCCGCGCATGGCAGCCCGAACAACCCGCCGACCGCGCGCTCGCGCAATTCACCGAGCGCCTGCTCGCCTCCGCGATCGGCGCGGCGTCGGCGCGCCTCACGCTCACCACCGCGTTGCGCGGCTCGGGCATGGAGCTGGGCGAAGTGGTCGCGCTGCTCGACGAAGCGAACCAGGAGCTGCGCTTCAACCGCCAGATCCTTTCCACCACGCTGGAAAACATCAGCCAGGGCGTGAGCGTGGTCGACGCGGAGATGCGCCTGGTCGCCTGGAACCGGCGTTATCAGGAGCTGTTCGAGTACCCCGACGGCATGCTCTATGTCGGACGGCCGGTGAACGACCTCATCCGCTGGAATGCCGAGCGTGGCGAAATGGGACCGGGCAGCATCGAGGACCAGGTGCGTCGTCGCCTCGCCCACCTGCGCGCCGGCGCGCCGCATGTGTTCGAACGCGTGCGCGCCAACGGACAGGTGATCGAAATGCGCGGTCGCCCGCTGCCCGGCGGCTACGTCACCACCTACAGCGACGTCACCGACTACAAGCGCGCCGAACAGGGCCTGCGCGAAGTCAACGAAACGCTGGAGCAGCGCGTGGAACTGCGCACGCGCGAAGCCGAAGCGGCGCAGCAGTCCAAGACGCGCTTCCTCGCCGCGATCAGCCACGACGTGCTGCAACCGCTAAACGCCGCACGGCTGTTCGCAAGCGCGCTTCGCGAGACGCCGGACGCCGTGGAGCAGGCGCACCTGGCCGAACGCGTCGACGCCTCGCTGCGCGCCGCCGAGGACCTGCTCGACGGTCTGCTCGACATCTCGCGCCTGGATGCCGGCGCACTGCGCATCGAGATCACCGACTTCGACGTCAACGAGCTTCTGCGCGAGCTCGTGGCGCAGTACGCGCCGGTGGCCGCCAGCCGTGGTCTGCAACTGCGCGTGCGCGCGCCGGACACACCGCGTCCGGTGCGCAGTGACCGCCGCCTGCTGCGGCGTGCGCTGCAGAACTTCCTGGCCAACGCGTTGCGCTACACGCGCGAAGGCGGCGTGCTGATCGCCGCTCGCGTGCGCGATGGCGCGGTGGAATTGCAGGTGTGGGATACGGGGCCCGGGATTTCCGAGCATCACCTGTCGCAGATCTTCGACGAGTTCCGCCGCTTCGAGCAGCCCAGCACTGCGGGCGAGCGCGGCCTCGGCCTGGGCCTGTCGATCTGCCAACGCGTCGCGCGCACGCTCGAACACCCGTTGCGCGTGCGATCGCGCGTCAACATCGGCAGCGTGTTCTCGATCACCGTGCCCTTCGGACGCGCGATGTACGCCGCGCCGACGCCCGAGCCGCACCTGGTGATGGGCGGCGATTCATTGGCCGGACTGCGCGTGCTGTGCGTGGACAACGATCGCGAGATCCTCGACGGCATGCGCAGTCTGCTGCAACGCTGGGGCGTGGTGCCGCTCACCGCCGCCAATGCCGACGAAGCGCTGGCGCTGTTGTCCGAGCATCCGGACGTGGCGCTGGTGGACTATCACCTGCACGACCGTCTCGATGGGCTCGGCGTGATCGATGCGCTGCGTTCGCAATGCGGACGTCCTCTGCCCGCCGCGTTGCTGACCGGCGACGGCAGCGACGCGCTCAAGCTCGCCGCGCGCGAGCATAACTGCCGCGTGCTCACCAAGCCCGTGAAACCGGCCTCGCTGCGCGCCTTCCTCGCCGCGCAGCGTCAGGCCGTGCAGGTGTGA
- the cls gene encoding cardiolipin synthase, which yields MPPMGIELHPGYWLLLLDWLIRLAALAWIPVKSPPAAARTWLLLVGFLPLFGLPLYLLLGHPWLAKQRRQRQALASQLIRDRQRDLSMLRWTPAAHGMSADIARLAERLGDFMPMHGNTVALLDDYDASLASLIADIDAAQDEVHLLYYLMFDDHVGQAVTAALMRASARGVRCRLLLDAVGAKPGLRAFARPLRQAGVDVRAMLAGGLRWRSLSRMDLRNHRKLALIDRRIGYIGSQNLADAEFVRERPNRELVARVQGPVVRQIAALFASDWLIETGDRLVIGEFPTLVEGSTPAQLLPSGPAYPFENARNVVVALVQRARKRVVLVTPYFVPDDMTLGALRVAALSGIDVQLVLSMSNNQRMTRWAQRSYYDELLKAGVRIALYRPHFLHAKHLSVDDEVALIGSINLDFRSFALNAEAGLLCYDPAVVARLHEVERDYLADAQWLDLHDWRRRPRWHRSVEGMARLADSLM from the coding sequence ATGCCGCCCATGGGCATCGAACTGCACCCGGGCTATTGGCTGTTGCTGCTCGACTGGCTGATCCGCCTCGCCGCACTGGCGTGGATTCCGGTGAAGAGTCCGCCCGCGGCGGCGCGCACCTGGCTGCTGCTGGTCGGCTTCCTGCCGCTGTTCGGGCTGCCGCTTTATCTGCTGCTTGGCCACCCATGGCTGGCGAAGCAGCGCCGGCAGCGTCAGGCCCTGGCGTCGCAGCTGATCCGCGACCGCCAGCGCGACCTGTCCATGCTGCGTTGGACGCCGGCGGCGCACGGCATGTCGGCCGACATCGCGCGACTGGCCGAACGCCTGGGCGATTTCATGCCGATGCACGGCAACACGGTCGCGCTGCTGGACGATTACGACGCGTCGCTGGCTTCGCTCATCGCCGATATCGACGCCGCGCAGGACGAAGTCCACCTGCTCTACTACCTGATGTTCGACGACCACGTCGGCCAGGCGGTGACGGCGGCACTGATGCGCGCCAGTGCGCGCGGCGTGCGCTGCCGGCTGCTGCTCGACGCCGTGGGCGCCAAGCCCGGCCTGCGCGCGTTCGCCCGGCCGTTGCGCCAGGCCGGCGTCGACGTGCGCGCGATGCTCGCCGGCGGACTGCGCTGGCGCAGCCTCTCGCGCATGGACCTGCGCAACCATCGCAAGCTCGCCCTGATCGACCGGCGCATCGGCTACATCGGTTCGCAGAACCTCGCCGACGCGGAGTTCGTGCGCGAGCGTCCGAATCGTGAGCTTGTCGCGCGCGTGCAAGGCCCGGTGGTGCGGCAGATCGCGGCGCTGTTCGCCAGCGACTGGCTGATCGAGACGGGCGATCGGCTGGTGATCGGCGAATTCCCCACCCTCGTCGAAGGCAGCACACCGGCGCAGTTGCTGCCGAGCGGCCCGGCGTATCCGTTCGAGAACGCACGCAACGTGGTGGTCGCGCTGGTGCAGCGCGCTCGCAAGCGCGTGGTGCTCGTCACGCCCTACTTCGTACCTGACGACATGACGCTGGGTGCATTGCGCGTGGCGGCGCTGTCGGGCATCGACGTGCAGCTGGTCCTGTCGATGAGCAACAACCAGCGCATGACGCGCTGGGCGCAGCGTTCGTACTACGACGAGCTGCTCAAGGCCGGCGTGCGCATCGCGCTGTACCGGCCGCACTTCCTGCACGCCAAGCACCTGAGCGTGGACGACGAGGTGGCGCTGATCGGTTCGATCAACCTCGATTTCCGTTCCTTTGCGCTCAACGCCGAGGCCGGCCTGCTGTGCTACGACCCCGCCGTGGTGGCGCGCCTGCACGAGGTGGAGCGCGATTACCTCGCCGACGCCCAGTGGCTGGACCTGCACGACTGGCGCCGCCGGCCGCGCTGGCACCGCAGCGTGGAGGGCATGGCGCGGCTGGCCGATTCGCTGATGTAG
- a CDS encoding helix-turn-helix transcriptional regulator: protein MRIGPAQGQWTRCVGASRLGSVEFHGQELSIWIQMRGSAWVEAKEGRFYLRAGDWIAFARDSAPLVQADAQGVCIGIAVSDEALKAMTRFGSFDLHVGLGQVPAAQARSIARAWYRAARHTEATAGATGYQARVRSLLLALEAMQGDDRSRIPQCPGASLARKRQVFERMQRARLFMEGNCDRIIRVSELAERTQFSMWYFSKVFHRLYGESPQAACANLRLRHAANLLSTTPMTIGEVAIASGFDNNCSFARSFRAHFGMTASDYRNSIAHSEQPTAQMCAPSRANHIAASRERVRYARETVAAHSGHKVS from the coding sequence TTGCGCATCGGCCCGGCGCAAGGCCAGTGGACACGTTGCGTCGGCGCCTCGCGCCTGGGCAGCGTGGAGTTCCACGGGCAGGAGCTGTCGATCTGGATCCAGATGCGCGGCAGCGCCTGGGTCGAGGCGAAGGAAGGCCGCTTCTACCTGCGCGCCGGCGACTGGATCGCCTTCGCCCGCGATTCCGCCCCGCTCGTCCAGGCCGACGCGCAGGGCGTGTGCATCGGCATTGCCGTGTCGGACGAAGCGCTCAAGGCCATGACGCGTTTCGGCAGCTTCGACCTTCACGTCGGCCTTGGGCAGGTGCCGGCGGCGCAGGCGCGGTCGATCGCGCGCGCGTGGTACCGCGCCGCACGCCACACCGAAGCCACGGCCGGCGCGACGGGCTACCAGGCGCGCGTGCGCTCGCTGCTGCTGGCATTGGAGGCCATGCAGGGCGACGACCGCAGCCGCATCCCGCAGTGCCCGGGGGCCTCGCTGGCCCGCAAGCGCCAGGTGTTCGAGCGCATGCAGCGCGCGCGACTGTTCATGGAAGGCAACTGCGACCGCATCATCCGCGTCTCCGAACTGGCCGAACGCACCCAGTTCTCCATGTGGTACTTCTCCAAGGTGTTCCACCGCCTGTACGGCGAAAGCCCGCAGGCCGCCTGCGCCAACCTGAGGTTGCGACACGCGGCGAACCTGCTGTCGACCACACCGATGACCATCGGCGAGGTCGCCATCGCCAGTGGCTTCGACAACAACTGCAGCTTCGCCCGCAGCTTCCGCGCGCATTTCGGCATGACCGCATCGGACTACCGAAACTCGATCGCACACAGCGAACAGCCCACTGCGCAAATGTGCGCCCCTTCGCGCGCAAACCACATTGCCGCGAGTCGCGAGCGCGTCCGCTACGCACGGGAAACCGTCGCGGCGCACTCGGGCCATAAGGTTTCGTAG